A genomic window from Quercus lobata isolate SW786 chromosome 10, ValleyOak3.0 Primary Assembly, whole genome shotgun sequence includes:
- the LOC115964732 gene encoding secreted RxLR effector protein 161-like: MSSSRKLNLDPSGVEVSPTLYRSLLYLTASRSDIAFSVGVCAQYQVAPKESHLTVVKQIIRYVNGTPDYGLWYLKDSNACLAGYLDADWAGSVDDHKSTSSGCFYLGNNLVTWMSKKQNYVSLFTAEAEYIATGSCCTQLLWMKKLLHDYEIP, translated from the coding sequence atgagttCATCTAGAAAGCTTAATCTTGATCCTTCTGGGGTAGAAGTGAGTCCAACTTTGTATAGGAGCTTACTCTATCTTACGGCAAGTAGATCGGATATTGCTTTTAGTGTGGGAGTTTGTGCTCAGTATCAAGTTGCTCCGAAGGAATCTCATCTGACAGTGGTGAAGCAAATCATAAGATATGTCAATGGCACTCCAGATTATGGCTTGTGGTACTTAAAGGATTCTAATGCTTGCCTTGCAGGTTATTTAGATGCAGATTGGGCTGGAAGTGTAGATGACCATAAAAGTACCTCAAGTGGCTGTTTTTATCTTGGGAACAATCTTGTCActtggatgagcaagaaacaaaattatgtGTCTCTCTTTACAGCAGAAGCAGAGTACATAGCTACTGGGAGTTGCTGCACACAACTTCTCTGGATGAAGAAGCTACTTCATGACTACGAGATTCCCTAA